A genomic stretch from Bacillus sp. N1-1 includes:
- a CDS encoding DUF2953 domain-containing protein, giving the protein MIIAIAAILLLLIIASLPLIIFSTVRVTVIMEHSSTVEELQIAVRALFGLVVYETTIPLIELFEEGEETVKKKKKEKGLKGETKELVQVLKKAFRARKSFLFFLKRVRFKNVQWETNFGVGNAANTAVFAEIVMNAKVAIFTLLSHYSNLHTIPQLIVTPIYEMKTIQTYMKCMITFKLGHAMIAVIKLMKSQKKLQEA; this is encoded by the coding sequence GTGATTATTGCGATCGCTGCTATTCTTTTACTCTTAATCATCGCATCCTTACCTCTTATTATTTTTTCGACTGTAAGAGTAACGGTGATTATGGAACATTCTTCAACGGTGGAGGAACTTCAGATAGCTGTGAGAGCGCTTTTTGGACTTGTCGTCTATGAAACGACTATCCCCTTAATCGAGTTATTTGAAGAGGGGGAAGAAACTGTCAAAAAGAAGAAGAAAGAAAAGGGGCTTAAAGGTGAAACGAAGGAATTGGTTCAGGTATTAAAAAAAGCATTTCGTGCCAGAAAGTCGTTCTTATTTTTCTTGAAACGAGTACGTTTTAAAAATGTTCAATGGGAAACCAATTTTGGGGTAGGAAATGCTGCCAATACAGCTGTCTTTGCTGAAATTGTAATGAATGCGAAGGTAGCGATCTTTACTCTTCTATCACACTACTCAAACCTTCATACAATCCCGCAGCTTATCGTCACACCAATCTATGAAATGAAAACAATTCAAACTTATATGAAATGCATGATTACGTTCAAACTGGGGCATGCTATGATCGCGGTAATTAAATTGATGAAGTCTCAGAAAAAGTTACAGGAGGCTTAG
- a CDS encoding RDD family protein has translation MDETMSMTAPPASVDTEARHVRYAGFWMRFWAYLVDIIVVASLNGILITPLIRGFDLPATEPAILPLQAILTGIVYYMYFILMTKFLSQTLGKMLFGLKVASLNKRKLTWGTVIFREGIGRFISKTILFVGFLVVAFTKKKQGIHDLFADTTVVHEK, from the coding sequence ATGGACGAAACAATGAGTATGACTGCCCCTCCCGCATCGGTAGACACAGAAGCGAGGCACGTACGTTATGCGGGCTTCTGGATGCGTTTTTGGGCATATTTGGTTGACATTATTGTGGTAGCAAGTTTGAATGGCATTCTGATAACACCTCTAATAAGAGGATTTGACTTACCAGCAACAGAACCGGCCATTTTACCTTTACAGGCAATTCTAACAGGTATCGTTTATTATATGTATTTTATTTTGATGACAAAATTTTTGTCTCAGACACTTGGGAAAATGCTTTTCGGATTAAAGGTAGCGTCCCTTAATAAGAGGAAGTTAACCTGGGGAACCGTTATTTTTAGAGAAGGAATTGGTCGATTTATAAGCAAGACGATTTTATTTGTAGGTTTTCTCGTCGTGGCCTTCACAAAAAAGAAACAAGGCATTCATGATTTGTTTGCTGATACGACTGTTGTACATGAAAAATAA
- the sppA gene encoding signal peptide peptidase SppA: MNGKRWIALGITVVLIIVSLGFNFVSSLAFGGWQEEMNTTDQFAETVIEEGSSSNKIAVLNVEGVIQDTGTNTSFLPQAGYNHDIFMKRLEHAAEDKSVKGIILRLNTPGGGVVESEEIHDKLLEIKEKTDKPIYASMGSMTASAGYYISAPTDKIVASPSTITGSIGVIMQSMNYAELAEKVGVKWETIKSGPHKDIMSPSREMTEEEREILQSMIDNSYDQFVRVVSEGRGIDESKVRELADGRIYDGRQAKEVNLVDDLGNLEDTIEGMKKDLGDNKLQVIQYKQNLGFNSLFEMTAAKLMGPDKDLLGIQQLLSTPQSPELMYLYSE; the protein is encoded by the coding sequence ATGAATGGAAAACGATGGATTGCATTAGGTATTACAGTTGTTCTCATCATCGTATCACTTGGCTTTAATTTTGTTTCAAGTCTGGCATTTGGCGGGTGGCAGGAGGAAATGAACACGACAGACCAATTTGCTGAGACGGTTATTGAAGAAGGGAGCAGCTCGAATAAAATCGCCGTTCTTAATGTGGAAGGTGTTATTCAAGATACAGGAACGAATACCAGCTTTTTACCGCAGGCTGGATACAATCACGATATATTTATGAAGCGGTTAGAGCATGCTGCAGAAGATAAGAGCGTAAAAGGTATTATATTAAGGTTGAATACGCCAGGCGGTGGTGTGGTAGAAAGTGAAGAGATTCACGATAAACTTTTGGAGATCAAAGAAAAAACGGATAAACCGATCTACGCTTCAATGGGAAGTATGACAGCTTCTGCAGGTTATTACATTTCTGCTCCGACAGATAAAATTGTAGCAAGTCCTTCTACAATTACAGGTTCAATTGGGGTAATCATGCAATCAATGAATTATGCAGAATTAGCTGAAAAAGTTGGTGTGAAGTGGGAGACGATTAAGAGCGGTCCTCATAAAGATATCATGTCACCGAGCCGAGAAATGACCGAAGAAGAGCGAGAGATTTTACAATCAATGATTGATAACTCATATGATCAGTTTGTTCGGGTCGTGAGTGAAGGTAGAGGAATAGACGAAAGCAAAGTCCGTGAACTTGCTGACGGTAGAATATACGATGGAAGACAAGCGAAAGAAGTGAACCTTGTAGATGATCTTGGTAATTTAGAAGATACAATTGAAGGAATGAAGAAAGATCTTGGAGATAACAAGCTACAAGTTATTCAATATAAGCAAAACCTTGGTTTTAATTCATTATTTGAAATGACAGCTGCAAAACTCATGGGGCCCGACAAAGATCTTTTAGGCATTCAGCAACTTCTATCAACGCCGCAATCCCCTGAGTTAATGTATTTATATTCTGAATAA
- a CDS encoding NAD kinase produces MPNRRNLFFFYKQTKEIQEKVEPLKALAEKNDFHIVESPEEASIIASIGGDGAFLQAVRKTGFREDCLYVGISTGELGFYCDFHIDNIQNMVDDILSEGIEVRRYPTIEVMVNNESSFYCLNECTIRSSIIKTLAMEVYVEDFHFETFRGDGLIVSTPTGSTAYNKSVNGAVVDPKLACMQVSELASLNNNHYRTLGSPFLLSDERTLTLQVIQDGNDYPVIGIDNEAMSIQHAKEIQIHIPEKRIKTVKLKNNSFWHKVQRSFL; encoded by the coding sequence ATGCCAAATCGACGTAATTTGTTTTTTTTCTACAAACAGACAAAAGAAATCCAGGAAAAGGTAGAACCTTTGAAGGCACTTGCAGAAAAAAATGATTTTCATATTGTAGAAAGTCCTGAAGAGGCGAGCATTATCGCTAGTATCGGGGGAGACGGAGCTTTTCTTCAAGCGGTTAGAAAAACAGGCTTTCGTGAAGATTGTCTCTATGTCGGTATTTCTACTGGCGAGCTAGGATTTTATTGTGATTTCCACATCGACAACATTCAAAATATGGTGGACGACATTTTATCAGAAGGTATTGAAGTACGTCGTTATCCGACAATAGAAGTAATGGTAAACAACGAATCCTCTTTCTATTGCTTGAATGAATGCACCATTCGATCATCAATTATTAAAACACTTGCTATGGAAGTATACGTAGAAGATTTTCACTTTGAAACGTTTCGGGGAGATGGCCTCATTGTTTCCACCCCAACAGGAAGTACGGCATATAACAAATCCGTAAATGGTGCTGTGGTAGATCCTAAACTTGCTTGTATGCAAGTAAGCGAACTTGCTTCACTTAACAATAATCATTACCGTACACTTGGCTCTCCATTTTTATTAAGTGATGAGAGAACGCTTACGCTTCAAGTCATTCAAGACGGCAATGACTATCCGGTTATCGGTATCGATAATGAAGCGATGAGCATACAACATGCTAAAGAAATTCAAATTCATATCCCAGAAAAACGCATCAAAACTGTTAAGCTTAAAAACAATTCTTTTTGGCATAAAGTGCAAAGAAGTTTTCTTTAA
- a CDS encoding amidohydrolase: protein MGTLWFGGKIYTLEHENETVEAVYTENGRIKKVGSKSELTSMFGKELTAQYDLKGNVMIPGFVDSHLHMIGHGEKLLRLDLSEAGSAEEMKSLLEKKVDEIAPFEWVIGEGWNENNFQDRKIFHRDELDEIAPDHPMMLTRVCRHAILANSIALDLAGITDDTPDPEGGVIMRDNNGRATGYLLDRAQELVKDAMPEVSIEFLEKALSCSVDDLVAQGVTGGHSEDLNYYGGFTRTYETFLNVINGQRKFRANLLVHHEVIEDMRKQGLGFGDGTNYVELGAMKIFADGALGGRTALLSHPYNDSPDTSGVAIHSIEGLTELVKKARSHDMPVAIHVIGDLALEYAIEAIEQYPAPYGLRDRLIHTQVMREDLLKRLKQLSVILDIQPRFVASDFPWVMERLGEDRMGMSFAWKTLLESGVPIAGGSDAPIEPVNPLLGIHAAVTRKRPEESHGGYYPEQKLSVFESVSLFTKGSAFAIGREHERGMIKENFDADFTVLDRDIFHCDPDLILETNPVMTVVDETVVYEKNDFS from the coding sequence GTGGGAACGCTTTGGTTTGGTGGAAAGATCTATACGCTTGAACATGAAAATGAAACAGTAGAAGCTGTTTATACAGAAAATGGCCGAATAAAAAAGGTCGGGTCTAAATCAGAACTTACCTCGATGTTCGGAAAAGAACTGACGGCACAGTATGATTTGAAAGGGAATGTGATGATTCCTGGATTTGTCGATAGTCATCTTCATATGATTGGGCATGGGGAAAAGCTCCTTCGCCTTGATTTATCGGAAGCTGGTTCTGCAGAAGAAATGAAAAGTCTTCTTGAAAAGAAAGTAGATGAAATTGCCCCATTTGAGTGGGTGATTGGAGAAGGTTGGAATGAAAACAATTTTCAGGATCGAAAAATCTTTCATCGTGATGAGTTGGATGAGATTGCGCCAGATCATCCGATGATGTTAACAAGAGTATGTCGACATGCGATTCTTGCTAACTCAATTGCGCTCGATCTTGCGGGGATTACGGATGATACGCCTGATCCTGAAGGTGGCGTGATTATGCGTGATAATAACGGCAGAGCAACTGGGTATTTACTTGACCGTGCACAGGAATTAGTTAAGGATGCTATGCCTGAGGTAAGCATCGAGTTTCTCGAAAAAGCACTATCGTGTTCAGTAGATGATCTCGTTGCGCAAGGAGTGACAGGTGGTCATAGTGAAGATTTAAACTATTACGGTGGGTTTACGCGTACTTACGAAACTTTTTTGAATGTGATCAATGGTCAGCGCAAATTCAGAGCGAATTTACTCGTGCATCACGAAGTTATCGAAGACATGCGAAAACAGGGGCTAGGCTTTGGAGATGGAACAAACTATGTTGAACTTGGTGCGATGAAGATCTTTGCTGATGGGGCACTGGGAGGACGGACGGCATTGTTAAGCCATCCATACAATGATTCCCCTGACACGTCAGGAGTTGCCATTCATAGCATTGAAGGGCTGACTGAACTTGTTAAGAAAGCGAGGTCGCATGATATGCCTGTGGCCATTCATGTCATTGGTGATCTGGCTCTTGAGTATGCGATTGAAGCCATTGAACAGTACCCTGCTCCATACGGTTTGAGAGATCGCCTGATTCACACTCAAGTAATGCGTGAAGATTTATTAAAGCGATTAAAACAGCTTTCAGTCATTCTCGATATTCAGCCAAGATTTGTTGCATCAGACTTTCCGTGGGTTATGGAACGTCTTGGAGAAGATAGAATGGGAATGTCCTTTGCATGGAAAACCCTTCTTGAAAGTGGGGTACCCATTGCTGGTGGGTCGGATGCGCCAATTGAACCTGTCAATCCATTACTAGGTATTCATGCAGCTGTTACACGAAAACGTCCTGAAGAATCTCATGGTGGGTATTATCCTGAACAAAAGTTGTCGGTGTTTGAGAGCGTCTCTCTTTTTACAAAAGGCAGTGCGTTTGCTATTGGAAGAGAGCATGAAAGAGGTATGATTAAAGAGAACTTTGATGCTGATTTTACTGTTTTAGATCGTGATATCTTTCATTGTGATCCAGATCTTATACTTGAAACAAATCCGGTCATGACAGTTGTGGATGAAACGGTTGTGTATGAAAAAAATGATTTCTCTTAG
- a CDS encoding undecaprenyldiphospho-muramoylpentapeptide beta-N-acetylglucosaminyltransferase gives MKKKILFTGGGSAGHVTVNLALIPRFLEEDWDIHYIGSEKGIERQLIEPVKGVRYHHVATGKLRRYFDWNNFKDPFKVIKGVGEAFSIIKREKPSVIFSKGGFVSVPVVIAGKMNGVPVIIHESDLTPGLANKVAIPFASKVCTTFPETVKHLPENKAEYIGAVVRDELKSGNRSKGLSFAEFSGTKPVMLIMGGSLGAKRINESVRNQLNQLLQTFDILHLTGKGQVDESLQMKGYKQFEYVTDELPDLLAMADLIVSRAGSNSIFEFLALKKPMLLIPLSRAASRGDQILNAQSFQKSGYANVLLEEDLTDASFLRLVRETYEKRSTYLKAMEQDNAGDQANKIESLIKSIAK, from the coding sequence TTGAAGAAGAAGATTTTATTTACAGGCGGTGGATCAGCCGGACACGTTACCGTTAATTTAGCTCTTATCCCCCGTTTCTTAGAAGAAGATTGGGATATCCATTATATCGGATCCGAAAAAGGGATTGAACGTCAGCTTATAGAACCCGTTAAAGGTGTTAGGTATCATCACGTTGCAACTGGAAAGCTAAGAAGATATTTTGACTGGAATAACTTTAAAGATCCTTTTAAAGTCATTAAAGGCGTTGGAGAAGCTTTCTCTATTATTAAACGAGAAAAACCATCTGTTATTTTCTCAAAAGGTGGATTTGTTTCTGTCCCGGTTGTGATTGCCGGTAAAATGAACGGAGTACCTGTCATTATTCACGAATCTGATTTAACTCCCGGGCTTGCTAACAAAGTAGCAATTCCTTTCGCATCAAAAGTGTGCACCACTTTTCCAGAAACTGTGAAGCACCTTCCTGAAAATAAGGCAGAATACATTGGGGCTGTTGTCCGAGATGAATTAAAAAGCGGGAACCGATCAAAAGGACTCTCATTCGCTGAATTTAGTGGAACAAAACCAGTAATGCTTATTATGGGAGGTAGTCTAGGAGCAAAGCGGATCAACGAATCGGTTCGTAACCAGCTCAATCAGTTGCTCCAAACTTTCGATATCCTTCACCTTACAGGTAAAGGACAGGTTGATGAGTCACTTCAAATGAAAGGTTACAAACAATTTGAATATGTAACAGATGAACTTCCTGATCTATTAGCAATGGCCGACTTAATCGTTTCTAGAGCTGGATCGAATTCTATCTTTGAATTCCTTGCGCTAAAGAAACCAATGTTGCTCATTCCACTATCGAGAGCAGCAAGTAGAGGTGACCAAATCTTAAATGCTCAATCATTTCAAAAATCGGGCTATGCCAACGTTTTGTTAGAAGAAGATTTAACTGACGCTTCTTTCTTAAGATTAGTACGCGAAACTTATGAGAAACGGTCGACTTACTTAAAAGCAATGGAGCAAGATAATGCCGGAGATCAAGCGAATAAAATCGAGTCATTGATTAAAAGCATCGCAAAATAA
- a CDS encoding acyl--CoA ligase codes for MKDLIAPEYYNLTSEMERFVSNEDKVALKWRSDQGDEQEITYKQLFEKANRIAGALTSGGLAPQDRVLIMMPRLIDTYAVYIACLKAGLVVIPSSEMLRKKDLVYRINHAEAKAVICESQLIEAFAGVESDAPSLKYKFSVGKETSGWLPLLQQSENENASFEAVNTLRDDMAFLSYTSGTTGNPKGVVHSHGWAYAHLRTTSASWLDIQEGDNVWATAGPGWQKWIWSPFVATLGSGATGFLYSGKFDPEAYLGFLSIYDINVLCCTPTEYRLMAKVDGLDRYNLAVLRSAVSAGEPLNREVIDTFRKYFKIDVRDGYGQTENTLLVGILKGMEVKPGSMGKPTPGNQVEIINEEGEPAQVGEVGDIAVHKDVPALFKKYYQDQERTQMAYRGDYYLTGDKASKDDDGYFWFEGRGDDIIISSGYTIGPFEVEDALVKHPAVQECAVVASPDEVRGNIVKAYIVLKDTSQAGDALTRELQDHVKELTAPYKYPRKIEFIEELPKTTSGKIRRIELRQKETQGAS; via the coding sequence ATGAAAGACTTAATTGCACCAGAATATTATAATTTAACAAGTGAAATGGAACGATTTGTTTCTAATGAAGACAAGGTTGCTTTAAAATGGCGAAGCGATCAAGGTGATGAGCAGGAAATTACATACAAGCAATTATTTGAAAAGGCGAACCGCATTGCCGGTGCTTTAACAAGTGGAGGATTAGCACCGCAAGATCGGGTGTTAATTATGATGCCTAGGCTTATTGATACATATGCTGTCTACATTGCATGTCTAAAAGCAGGCCTTGTCGTTATTCCTTCCTCGGAAATGTTACGGAAGAAGGATCTGGTATACCGAATAAATCATGCAGAAGCAAAGGCGGTTATTTGTGAATCGCAATTAATTGAAGCATTTGCAGGGGTAGAAAGTGATGCGCCTTCACTGAAATATAAGTTCAGTGTCGGGAAAGAGACAAGTGGGTGGCTTCCATTACTTCAACAATCCGAAAATGAAAACGCTTCTTTCGAGGCCGTTAACACATTGCGTGATGATATGGCATTCCTTTCCTATACGTCAGGTACCACTGGTAATCCTAAAGGCGTTGTGCATAGCCATGGTTGGGCGTATGCTCATTTAAGAACCACTTCTGCATCCTGGCTTGATATTCAGGAAGGGGATAACGTTTGGGCAACAGCTGGACCTGGTTGGCAGAAGTGGATATGGAGTCCATTTGTTGCTACGTTAGGCAGTGGAGCTACTGGATTCTTATACAGTGGTAAATTTGATCCTGAAGCATATCTTGGTTTCCTTTCCATATACGACATTAATGTTCTTTGTTGTACTCCGACAGAATACCGATTAATGGCAAAAGTAGATGGTTTGGATCGCTACAATCTCGCCGTCCTACGGAGTGCCGTTTCAGCGGGAGAACCTCTTAATCGTGAGGTTATTGATACGTTTAGAAAGTATTTTAAAATCGATGTAAGAGACGGCTACGGTCAAACGGAAAATACGCTGCTTGTTGGCATTCTAAAAGGAATGGAAGTAAAACCAGGGTCAATGGGGAAACCAACCCCGGGAAACCAGGTAGAAATTATCAATGAAGAGGGAGAGCCGGCTCAAGTTGGAGAAGTTGGCGATATTGCCGTGCATAAAGATGTGCCAGCTCTTTTCAAAAAGTACTATCAAGATCAAGAGCGTACACAGATGGCATATAGAGGGGATTATTATTTAACAGGGGATAAGGCGTCCAAAGATGACGATGGCTACTTCTGGTTTGAGGGGAGAGGTGATGATATTATTATTAGCTCTGGATATACCATTGGACCTTTTGAAGTGGAAGATGCTCTCGTTAAGCATCCAGCTGTTCAGGAGTGTGCCGTCGTGGCAAGTCCAGATGAAGTAAGAGGGAATATCGTTAAAGCATATATTGTATTAAAAGATACCAGTCAGGCAGGTGATGCGTTAACTCGTGAGCTTCAAGACCATGTTAAAGAGCTGACGGCGCCGTACAAATACCCCCGTAAGATTGAATTTATTGAGGAACTTCCAAAGACCACGTCTGGAAAGATAAGAAGAATTGAACTCCGACAAAAAGAAACGCAGGGAGCTTCATAA
- a CDS encoding alpha/beta-type small acid-soluble spore protein, whose product MANNSSNNLVVPGVQQALDQMKYEIASEFGVNLGPDSTSRSNGSVGGEITKRLVQQSEQQFGGYSK is encoded by the coding sequence ATGGCAAATAACAGTTCAAACAACCTTGTAGTCCCTGGTGTACAGCAGGCTCTAGATCAAATGAAATATGAAATTGCTTCTGAATTTGGCGTGAATCTTGGTCCTGATTCAACTTCACGTTCAAACGGCTCAGTTGGTGGCGAGATCACAAAGCGTCTTGTTCAGCAGTCTGAACAGCAGTTCGGAGGATATTCCAAATAA
- the thiI gene encoding tRNA uracil 4-sulfurtransferase ThiI: protein MYDHIILRYGEISLKGKNRKGFITSLKKRVKQVLSDYPAIEVHQSFDRMIVKLNDEDPEPILMKLKTIFGIHSLSVAIKTEHDIDLIKEKALQLVKDQMGNDSMTFKVTVRRPFKQFPHRSQDMNRDIGGYVLSNTEKLTVDVHHPDMELKVEVKQDGAYLSCNNSEGAGGLPTVQDNKVMLMLSGGIDSPVAGYLTMKRGVKVEAVHFHSPPFTSERSRQKVEDLVKVLSRYGGDIRLHIVPFTNTQKAIQKEMPDNYSMTIMRRMMMRITEKLAEKNNALAIATGESLGQVASQTIQSMNTINEVTNYPVLRPLISMDKIEIMRISRAIDLYDISIRPYEDCCTVFLPEAPKTKPKREHANKFEQYLPIDELVEEAVNGVETILIKEKDDSFDELL from the coding sequence ATGTATGATCACATCATCCTTCGCTACGGTGAAATTTCTCTTAAAGGGAAAAATAGAAAAGGTTTTATTACATCTTTGAAAAAAAGAGTGAAGCAAGTATTGTCGGATTACCCGGCAATTGAAGTACATCAATCTTTTGATCGAATGATTGTCAAACTTAATGACGAAGATCCAGAACCAATTTTAATGAAACTTAAAACAATTTTTGGGATTCATTCTTTAAGTGTGGCTATAAAAACAGAACACGACATAGATTTGATTAAAGAAAAAGCATTACAGCTAGTGAAAGATCAAATGGGTAACGACAGTATGACGTTTAAAGTAACGGTTAGAAGGCCATTCAAACAGTTTCCGCACCGATCGCAGGACATGAACCGTGATATTGGAGGGTATGTATTAAGTAACACAGAGAAATTGACTGTTGATGTACACCATCCTGACATGGAATTGAAAGTTGAAGTGAAGCAAGATGGTGCTTATCTTAGCTGCAATAATTCCGAAGGTGCAGGTGGATTGCCAACTGTACAAGACAATAAAGTGATGCTCATGCTTTCTGGTGGTATTGATAGTCCTGTTGCAGGCTATCTTACAATGAAACGAGGCGTAAAAGTTGAGGCTGTTCATTTTCACAGTCCGCCTTTTACAAGCGAACGTTCGAGACAAAAAGTGGAGGATCTTGTAAAAGTTTTATCCCGTTATGGTGGGGACATTCGCCTTCATATCGTTCCGTTTACAAATACGCAAAAGGCGATACAAAAGGAAATGCCAGATAACTATAGCATGACGATTATGAGAAGAATGATGATGCGCATTACAGAAAAACTTGCTGAGAAAAATAATGCTTTGGCCATTGCAACAGGAGAAAGTCTTGGCCAGGTTGCAAGTCAAACGATTCAGAGTATGAATACGATCAACGAAGTAACAAACTATCCGGTATTAAGGCCGCTTATTTCGATGGATAAAATTGAAATTATGAGAATTTCAAGAGCGATTGACTTGTATGACATCTCAATTCGCCCTTACGAAGACTGTTGTACGGTATTCTTGCCTGAAGCTCCAAAAACAAAGCCGAAACGTGAGCATGCGAATAAATTTGAACAATACTTGCCAATTGATGAACTTGTTGAGGAAGCGGTAAATGGTGTTGAAACGATCCTCATTAAAGAAAAAGACGATTCATTTGATGAATTGCTTTAG
- a CDS encoding cysteine desulfurase family protein, translating to MIYLDNSATTKPYNEALDAFRTVSEKFFANPSSLHRKGGEVERLLRQARSSIAELLHVKINEVIFTSGGTESNNLAIKGTAFQYLNRGKHLITSCIEHASTLEAFRQLELLGFSVTYLPVDQDGKVSLDELKKALTPDTILVSIMHVNNELGSIQPIKEIGHLIKQKSRALFHIDDVQGIGKVPLDFNDVQADFVSYSAHKFHGLKGNGLLIKREKITLLPLLSGGGQEREIRSGTENGPGIVAMAKALRLYLNRAKTQKSMLETLRTHVFAELSKIDGIELNSSMSGAPHIVNFSVPGIKPEVLIHALEEKEIYVSTRSACSSKTAEISHVLAAVGMTTIRARSAIRISLSFETTKEQIDIFLNELQTEVPKLKQVMR from the coding sequence ATGATTTATTTGGATAATAGTGCTACGACGAAGCCGTATAACGAAGCGCTTGATGCTTTTCGTACAGTGTCTGAAAAGTTTTTTGCAAATCCTTCTTCTCTTCACCGAAAAGGAGGAGAGGTAGAAAGGTTACTCCGCCAAGCAAGATCAAGCATTGCAGAGTTATTGCACGTGAAAATAAATGAAGTTATTTTTACTTCAGGTGGAACGGAAAGTAATAATCTCGCCATCAAAGGAACAGCATTTCAGTACTTGAACCGGGGGAAGCATCTGATTACGAGTTGCATTGAACATGCCTCTACCTTAGAAGCATTTCGACAACTTGAATTATTAGGATTTTCAGTAACCTATTTGCCAGTTGATCAAGATGGGAAGGTATCTTTAGATGAGCTAAAAAAAGCACTCACTCCTGATACCATTCTTGTTTCCATTATGCATGTGAATAATGAACTGGGATCAATTCAACCTATTAAAGAGATCGGACATCTTATTAAGCAGAAGTCACGTGCCCTTTTTCATATTGATGATGTCCAGGGGATTGGAAAAGTACCACTTGATTTTAATGATGTTCAGGCCGATTTTGTTTCGTACTCAGCTCATAAATTTCACGGTCTTAAAGGAAATGGTTTATTAATTAAACGAGAGAAGATCACTTTGCTTCCACTCCTCTCTGGTGGAGGGCAGGAAAGGGAAATTCGCTCCGGTACAGAAAATGGCCCGGGAATTGTTGCGATGGCAAAGGCTCTTCGCTTGTATTTAAATAGAGCAAAAACTCAAAAGAGCATGCTGGAAACTTTAAGAACGCACGTGTTTGCAGAGCTATCAAAAATCGACGGAATTGAGCTAAATAGTTCAATGTCAGGCGCGCCACATATTGTGAATTTTTCAGTTCCTGGTATTAAACCAGAAGTATTAATTCATGCGCTCGAAGAAAAAGAGATTTATGTTTCTACGCGTTCCGCATGTTCATCAAAAACGGCTGAAATAAGCCATGTATTAGCGGCAGTTGGTATGACCACGATACGAGCAAGATCTGCTATTCGAATTAGTCTTTCTTTTGAAACGACTAAAGAGCAAATTGATATATTTCTAAACGAATTGCAAACTGAAGTACCAAAACTAAAACAAGTAATGAGGTAA